The Bacillus sp. Marseille-Q1617 genome has a segment encoding these proteins:
- a CDS encoding cob(I)yrinic acid a,c-diamide adenosyltransferase, with amino-acid sequence MKIYTKSGDKGTTSLVYGSRVSKKDQRVEAYGTCDEANSMIGLGLSYLKAEYFDGKEKFEGFFHKIQTVLFHVGAELATPPGKEVKWKLEESNIKELEEQIDFMDGTLTPLRNFILPGGHPAGAALHTARTIVRRAEREAVGIGAEVNPLVLSYLNRLSDFLFVAARYINQQLGEEEKNLHQ; translated from the coding sequence ATGAAGATTTATACGAAGTCAGGAGATAAAGGGACAACTTCACTTGTATATGGTTCACGTGTTTCTAAAAAAGATCAGCGGGTGGAAGCCTATGGGACATGTGATGAAGCGAATTCAATGATCGGTCTCGGGTTAAGCTATTTAAAAGCGGAATACTTTGACGGCAAGGAAAAGTTTGAAGGATTCTTTCACAAAATCCAGACCGTCCTGTTTCATGTGGGGGCAGAACTTGCTACACCGCCTGGAAAAGAAGTGAAGTGGAAGCTTGAAGAGTCCAATATTAAAGAGCTCGAGGAGCAGATTGACTTCATGGATGGGACTTTGACTCCGCTAAGAAATTTCATCCTGCCTGGAGGCCATCCTGCCGGCGCAGCGTTACATACTGCCCGTACGATTGTGAGAAGAGCGGAACGGGAAGCGGTCGGAATAGGAGCAGAAGTGAATCCTCTAGTACTGTCATATCTGAATCGATTGTCTGATTTCCTCTTCGTTGCAGCAAGATACATCAATCAACAGCTTGGGGAAGAAGAAAAGAATTTACATCAGTAA
- a CDS encoding nucleotidyltransferase-like protein, which produces MEDILRPIYQERTSHPNTLGVLLIEQSKKSSPVTDTFDIVLFLIVKESEEPVFVKHYTYKEHKAALHIVTEQKLKEWILLGSNRKVIDWLFNGKILFDRNEYVQNLKTELRDFPFYGRKIKMGMEFGKLIRRYMDGKVFFESKHYLDAYNHIVHSLHHLARLAVIENGFHPEVTVWNQVKQIEPEIYKLYEELVTSEEEIDKRLELLFLASEFLIHSRTKVASEHLINILEQKEQWSFQELLNHEEAKHYSVDLGMLIEYLTDKGFVEIVDIETKGKGVYHRYYRAPKKL; this is translated from the coding sequence ATGGAAGACATTTTACGCCCGATTTACCAGGAACGTACCAGCCACCCAAATACATTAGGTGTCTTATTAATAGAACAAAGCAAAAAATCCAGCCCTGTCACAGACACATTTGATATCGTGTTATTTCTTATCGTAAAAGAATCGGAAGAACCGGTATTTGTTAAACACTATACTTACAAGGAGCATAAGGCTGCCTTGCATATCGTGACCGAACAAAAGTTAAAAGAGTGGATCCTGCTCGGGTCCAATCGAAAAGTGATCGATTGGCTGTTCAATGGGAAAATCTTATTTGATCGCAATGAATATGTACAGAACCTTAAAACCGAACTGAGAGACTTCCCTTTTTACGGAAGGAAGATCAAAATGGGAATGGAGTTCGGGAAGTTGATCCGCAGATACATGGATGGAAAAGTGTTCTTTGAATCGAAGCACTACCTCGACGCCTATAATCATATCGTTCATTCACTGCACCATCTGGCAAGGCTTGCTGTAATCGAAAATGGATTTCATCCGGAAGTGACGGTATGGAATCAGGTGAAGCAGATTGAACCTGAAATATACAAATTATATGAAGAACTTGTCACAAGTGAAGAAGAGATTGATAAAAGACTTGAACTATTATTCTTGGCGAGCGAGTTTTTGATCCATTCCAGAACCAAGGTGGCATCAGAGCACCTGATAAATATTCTGGAACAAAAAGAACAGTGGAGTTTTCAGGAGCTGCTTAACCATGAAGAAGCCAAACATTATTCCGTTGATCTTGGCATGCTGATCGAATATCTAACAGATAAAGGCTTTGTTGAAATAGTAGATATAGAAACAAAAGGGAAAGGTGTATATCACCGGTATTATCGGGCTCCAAAAAAACTATAG
- a CDS encoding carbohydrate ABC transporter permease, producing the protein MEPTLKTGPVSTQAQIKAVSKKKFKYKSLLTYAAFVGPALLFFIVIQILPFLMGVYYSFTSWNGVSSVVEWVGFENYKQIFTNDKTFFNSFMFTTKFMFAAVIISNLIGFGFALLLNAALKTRNILRTVFFIPNVIGGLLLGFIWQFIFVKGFASVGNMTDIAFFKMPWLGDEKTAFWGIVIVFAWQISGYMMVIYVAALQGVDNSLLEAAKMDGASNWTLLTKIIIPLILPAFTICFFLTISMAFKIFDLNISLTGGGPFNSTQSVAINIYQEAFQNNRYGLGTAKSILFFVVVAIFTTFQVMLTKKKEVEA; encoded by the coding sequence GTGGAACCAACATTGAAGACTGGACCGGTAAGTACCCAAGCACAGATCAAGGCAGTGTCAAAGAAGAAATTTAAATATAAGAGCTTGTTGACTTACGCTGCCTTTGTAGGACCTGCACTACTTTTTTTCATTGTGATACAGATTCTTCCCTTTTTAATGGGAGTCTATTATTCTTTCACTTCATGGAATGGAGTCAGTTCTGTTGTAGAGTGGGTAGGTTTTGAGAATTATAAGCAGATTTTCACGAATGACAAAACGTTCTTTAATTCTTTTATGTTTACGACGAAATTTATGTTTGCTGCCGTTATCATTAGTAATTTAATCGGTTTTGGTTTTGCTTTGCTTTTGAATGCAGCGCTGAAAACCCGTAATATCCTGAGAACGGTGTTTTTTATTCCGAATGTCATCGGAGGGTTATTATTAGGTTTCATCTGGCAATTCATCTTTGTTAAAGGATTCGCTTCAGTCGGGAACATGACGGATATCGCATTCTTCAAGATGCCATGGCTTGGTGATGAAAAGACTGCTTTCTGGGGAATTGTCATCGTATTTGCCTGGCAGATCAGCGGTTATATGATGGTCATCTACGTAGCAGCCTTGCAAGGGGTGGATAATTCCCTGTTGGAAGCTGCTAAGATGGACGGGGCGTCGAATTGGACTCTCCTGACGAAGATTATTATTCCATTAATTCTTCCGGCATTCACGATTTGCTTCTTCCTCACGATATCAATGGCTTTCAAGATCTTTGATCTGAATATATCGTTAACCGGCGGAGGTCCATTTAATTCGACTCAGTCTGTAGCGATTAATATCTATCAGGAAGCATTCCAGAATAATCGTTATGGTCTTGGAACAGCAAAGTCCATTTTATTCTTTGTTGTCGTAGCGATCTTTACAACGTTCCAAGTCATGCTGACGAAGAAGAAGGAGGTTGAGGCATAA
- the perR gene encoding peroxide-responsive transcriptional repressor PerR, which yields MSEEGQLKEAISTLKETGVRITPQRHAILEYLIDSMAHPTADDIYKALEGKFPNMSVATVYNNLRVFREVGLVKELTYGDASSRFDFVTTDHYHVICDGCGKIVDFHYPGLDEVEQLASHVTGFKVSNHRMEIYGTCTECSSKETH from the coding sequence ATGTCAGAAGAAGGACAGTTAAAAGAAGCGATTTCAACTTTGAAAGAAACTGGAGTCCGTATCACGCCTCAACGTCATGCGATTTTAGAGTATCTCATTGATTCAATGGCTCATCCTACAGCTGATGACATATATAAAGCACTTGAGGGGAAATTCCCAAATATGAGTGTGGCTACGGTATACAACAACCTACGAGTCTTCCGTGAAGTCGGTCTTGTAAAAGAACTGACTTACGGCGATGCTTCTAGTCGCTTTGACTTTGTAACGACAGATCACTACCATGTCATCTGCGATGGATGCGGCAAAATCGTAGACTTCCATTATCCCGGGCTGGATGAAGTGGAACAGCTGGCCTCTCACGTAACGGGGTTTAAAGTCAGCAATCACCGCATGGAAATCTACGGCACCTGTACAGAGTGTTCATCAAAAGAAACTCATTAA
- a CDS encoding carbohydrate ABC transporter permease — MGNRYTKKTFVLEIIGIVLGLIFLIPFYFVFINSVKPFAAILIDAAAWPKEFMFSNYAKVWDIINFPRAFWNSLVITVASNIGLVVISSMAAWKMVRTPGKFSKILFVIFVSAMVIPFQTVMIPLMKLGGALNLTNSIPGLIIMYFGFGVPLSLFLFHGFVKTVPVEIEESAMIDGCSQFGVFWRIVFPLLKPITVTVIILNTLWIWNDYLLPLLVLQDAELRTIPLAASSFFAQYTKQWDMGLAALVLGIAPVIVFFLFLQKHIIKGIASGSIK; from the coding sequence ATGGGCAATCGATATACAAAAAAGACGTTTGTACTTGAGATTATCGGGATTGTCCTTGGTCTCATCTTCTTGATTCCCTTTTACTTTGTTTTTATCAATTCTGTTAAGCCGTTTGCAGCCATTCTCATTGATGCTGCGGCATGGCCGAAGGAATTTATGTTTTCGAACTATGCTAAGGTGTGGGACATCATCAATTTCCCCAGGGCATTCTGGAATTCACTTGTCATCACGGTAGCCAGCAACATCGGTTTAGTGGTGATCAGTTCAATGGCTGCCTGGAAGATGGTCCGGACACCTGGCAAGTTCAGTAAGATTCTATTTGTTATTTTCGTATCAGCGATGGTCATCCCTTTCCAGACGGTGATGATTCCGCTTATGAAACTCGGAGGGGCTTTGAACCTGACGAACAGCATACCAGGGTTGATCATCATGTACTTTGGTTTTGGAGTACCGCTATCTCTGTTCTTATTTCATGGTTTTGTGAAGACGGTGCCTGTTGAGATTGAAGAGTCAGCGATGATTGACGGATGCAGCCAGTTTGGCGTGTTTTGGAGAATTGTATTTCCTCTCCTGAAGCCGATCACCGTTACAGTTATCATTTTGAATACTCTCTGGATATGGAATGATTACCTGCTGCCGCTCCTGGTTTTACAGGATGCCGAGCTGCGTACGATTCCACTTGCTGCAAGTTCATTCTTTGCACAGTATACAAAGCAGTGGGATATGGGGCTTGCGGCATTGGTGCTGGGCATTGCACCGGTCATCGTTTTCTTCCTGTTCTTACAGAAACATATCATTAAAGGAATTGCTTCAGGTTCTATTAAGTAG
- a CDS encoding ABC transporter permease produces the protein MFQYTIRRLLQLIPVLLGMTLIVFFIIRAIPGDPAQVILGQQATKEAIEALRAQLGLDNPWYVQYFNYLGGLFTGDLGESLRTKVEVSQEIWPYLAATFELAVVAIIIAVVIGVNAGIISAWFQNSWFDYTAMILALVGVSLPIFWLGLMEQWIFGIQLDWLPTTGRENIRNPIDSITNLYIIDTIIQGRFDQLGEVLKHLILPGIALATIPMAIIARMTRSSMLEVMRSDYIRTARAKGLKMFWVVYKHSLKNAIIPVLTVIGLQMGLLLGGAILTETIFGWPGIGRYIYEAIGYRDYPVIQSGILVVATIFVTINLIVDLLYAAVDPRIKYN, from the coding sequence ATGTTTCAATACACCATACGAAGATTACTTCAGTTGATACCTGTATTACTGGGTATGACCCTGATCGTATTTTTTATCATCCGCGCAATTCCAGGGGATCCGGCTCAGGTGATCTTAGGTCAGCAGGCGACAAAAGAGGCGATTGAGGCACTTCGGGCTCAATTGGGTCTGGACAACCCATGGTATGTGCAATATTTCAACTACCTTGGCGGCTTATTTACAGGTGATTTAGGGGAGTCGTTACGTACAAAAGTAGAAGTTTCTCAGGAAATATGGCCCTATTTGGCAGCTACATTTGAGTTAGCAGTGGTAGCAATCATCATAGCCGTTGTCATAGGCGTAAATGCGGGGATCATCAGTGCATGGTTCCAGAACTCCTGGTTTGACTATACGGCTATGATCCTGGCTTTGGTCGGGGTTTCCCTTCCGATCTTCTGGTTAGGGTTAATGGAACAGTGGATTTTCGGAATCCAGCTGGACTGGCTGCCTACAACCGGCAGGGAGAATATTCGAAATCCGATTGATTCCATCACGAATCTGTATATTATCGATACGATCATTCAGGGGCGCTTTGATCAGCTGGGTGAAGTATTAAAGCATTTGATTTTACCAGGGATTGCTCTTGCAACGATCCCCATGGCGATCATTGCACGTATGACACGATCAAGTATGCTTGAAGTCATGCGTTCGGACTACATTCGGACAGCCCGGGCAAAAGGGTTGAAAATGTTCTGGGTAGTGTACAAGCATTCACTGAAGAATGCGATTATTCCTGTGTTGACAGTCATTGGTTTGCAGATGGGACTGTTATTGGGGGGAGCCATTCTTACTGAAACGATTTTTGGATGGCCGGGAATTGGCCGTTATATTTATGAAGCGATCGGTTATCGTGATTATCCGGTAATCCAATCAGGGATTCTGGTAGTTGCTACAATCTTCGTAACGATTAACTTAATCGTAGATTTACTGTACGCTGCTGTCGATCCGCGGATTAAATATAACTAA
- a CDS encoding YgzB family protein: MAKNYSSKINKIRTFALSLIFIGFIIMYVGIYFKEHPWVMTIFMLLGFLAIIGSTVVYFWIGMLSTKAVQVKCPNCGKVTKVLGRVDMCMYCNEPLTLDPDLEGEEFNEEYNKKK, encoded by the coding sequence ATGGCGAAGAACTATTCCAGTAAGATCAATAAAATCCGTACATTTGCGTTAAGCTTGATTTTCATCGGATTCATCATCATGTATGTAGGTATATATTTTAAAGAACATCCATGGGTCATGACTATTTTTATGCTGCTCGGTTTTCTTGCGATTATCGGCAGTACAGTAGTCTACTTTTGGATCGGGATGTTGTCGACAAAGGCCGTACAGGTGAAATGTCCGAATTGCGGTAAGGTCACAAAGGTCCTGGGCCGTGTTGACATGTGTATGTATTGTAATGAACCGCTGACTTTGGATCCTGACTTAGAGGGCGAAGAATTCAATGAAGAATACAATAAAAAGAAATAG
- a CDS encoding two pore domain potassium channel family protein encodes MIYMIAFMILICMVMSLRALFYPSKWKVHYVSFHHFFFLGMCYVTIMLGFGLLFALLELEGIQILVENGEPVSGDFFDHIFTTMYFSGITLFSVGYGDVTPIGIGRGIALIESWLGYTIPAAFVVKSFMNYEK; translated from the coding sequence ATGATTTATATGATAGCTTTCATGATTCTGATTTGCATGGTTATGAGTTTAAGAGCATTGTTCTATCCATCCAAATGGAAGGTACATTATGTTTCCTTTCACCATTTTTTCTTTTTGGGTATGTGCTATGTAACCATCATGCTCGGGTTTGGACTCTTGTTTGCTCTGCTGGAGCTGGAAGGTATACAAATACTTGTGGAAAATGGCGAGCCTGTATCAGGCGACTTTTTTGATCATATTTTTACAACGATGTATTTCAGCGGCATCACCCTGTTCTCTGTCGGATATGGGGATGTGACTCCTATTGGAATCGGCAGGGGCATAGCACTCATTGAATCCTGGCTTGGATATACGATTCCCGCTGCGTTCGTCGTAAAATCGTTTATGAATTATGAAAAGTAA
- a CDS encoding glutamate-1-semialdehyde 2,1-aminomutase — MNFTQSESLHKEALDHIVGGVNSPSRSYKAVGGGSPVAMEKGKGAYFWDVDGNKYIDYLAAYGPIITGHAHPHITEAIKEAAENGVLYGTPTRHEVKFAKMIKEAMPYMDKVRFVNSGTEAVMTTIRVARAYTGRDKIIKFAGCYHGHSDLVLVAAGSGPSTLGTPDSAGVPKSIAQEVITVPFNDIDPFKEAMEKWGDQIAGVLVEPIVGNFGIVEPKEGFLEQVNEIAHSAGSLVIYDEVITAFRFMYGGAQDMLKVKPDLTALGKIIGGGLPIGAYGGKQEIMEQVAPLGPAYQAGTMAGNPASILSGIACLEVLKEEGVYEKLDELGQKLEEGILAAAQKHNTPISVNRLKGALTLYFTKDKVENYEQAEATDGEMFAKFFKLMLNQGINLAPSKYEAWFLTTEHTEEDINVTLEAVDKAFAQL, encoded by the coding sequence ATGAATTTCACTCAATCAGAATCTTTACATAAAGAAGCATTGGACCATATCGTCGGAGGGGTAAACAGCCCATCCCGCTCATATAAAGCAGTTGGAGGCGGTTCTCCGGTTGCGATGGAAAAAGGAAAAGGTGCATATTTCTGGGACGTTGACGGCAATAAGTACATCGACTATCTTGCAGCATACGGGCCGATCATCACTGGGCACGCTCACCCACATATCACCGAAGCGATCAAAGAAGCCGCTGAAAACGGAGTACTCTACGGAACCCCTACCCGCCATGAAGTAAAGTTCGCAAAAATGATTAAAGAAGCGATGCCGTATATGGATAAGGTTCGTTTCGTCAACTCTGGTACAGAAGCCGTCATGACGACGATCCGCGTAGCCCGTGCATATACAGGAAGAGACAAAATCATCAAATTTGCCGGCTGTTATCACGGGCATTCTGATTTAGTCCTTGTCGCAGCTGGTTCGGGTCCTTCCACCCTGGGAACACCCGATTCTGCAGGTGTCCCGAAGAGCATCGCACAGGAAGTGATCACGGTACCTTTCAATGATATCGACCCGTTTAAGGAAGCAATGGAAAAATGGGGAGATCAAATTGCCGGTGTACTTGTAGAACCGATCGTCGGGAATTTCGGAATCGTCGAACCGAAGGAAGGCTTTCTCGAGCAGGTTAATGAGATCGCACACAGTGCAGGAAGTCTTGTCATTTATGATGAAGTGATCACTGCGTTCCGCTTTATGTATGGAGGGGCACAGGACATGTTGAAGGTTAAACCTGACCTGACTGCACTTGGCAAGATCATCGGAGGAGGCCTTCCGATCGGTGCGTACGGAGGCAAGCAGGAAATCATGGAACAGGTGGCACCGCTTGGTCCAGCGTATCAAGCCGGTACGATGGCAGGAAACCCTGCTTCCATCCTTTCAGGTATCGCATGTCTCGAGGTCCTTAAGGAAGAGGGCGTATACGAGAAGCTGGATGAACTTGGCCAAAAGCTTGAAGAAGGCATCCTGGCCGCAGCCCAAAAACACAATACGCCGATTTCGGTCAACCGTTTGAAAGGAGCGCTCACCCTTTACTTCACAAAAGACAAAGTCGAAAACTACGAGCAAGCCGAGGCAACAGACGGAGAAATGTTCGCCAAATTCTTCAAGCTCATGCTGAACCAGGGCATCAACCTCGCCCCATCCAAATACGAAGCATGGTTCCTCACAACAGAACATACAGAAGAAGACATCAACGTAACACTGGAAGCAGTAGACAAAGCATTTGCACAACTATAA
- the nikC gene encoding nickel transporter permease, translated as MAEIAEPQKELNPGLQEETVSPWKEAWKSFVKNKIALVGFCIVLFFVLLAVLAPVIAPQGINEQDLSKRLQAPSSEHWLGTDDFGRDILSRIIHGARISLWVGFFAVIGSAVAGSLLGIVAGYYGRWVDTIISRIFDIMLAFPSILLAIAVVAALGPSLRNALIAIAIINIPNFGRLIRSRVLSVKQEEYVMAAKAIGMKDSRILFSHVLPNSMAPIIVQGTLAIATAIIEAAALGFLGLGAQAPTPEWGKMLADARTFMLQAPWTMIFPGLAIMLTVLGFNLMGDGLRDALDPKMKN; from the coding sequence ATGGCAGAAATCGCAGAACCGCAAAAGGAATTAAATCCAGGGCTACAAGAGGAAACGGTTTCTCCCTGGAAGGAAGCTTGGAAAAGCTTTGTTAAAAACAAAATCGCGCTTGTCGGTTTTTGTATCGTCTTATTCTTCGTTCTCCTAGCCGTTCTGGCTCCAGTCATTGCCCCGCAGGGAATCAATGAACAGGACTTGTCAAAAAGGCTGCAGGCTCCATCTTCAGAGCATTGGCTGGGCACGGATGACTTCGGACGAGATATATTATCAAGGATCATACATGGAGCTCGAATCTCACTATGGGTAGGATTCTTTGCAGTAATCGGCTCCGCAGTTGCGGGGAGTCTTCTGGGAATCGTGGCAGGTTATTATGGTAGATGGGTGGACACGATCATTTCACGTATCTTTGATATTATGCTTGCTTTTCCCAGCATCCTGCTTGCAATTGCAGTAGTGGCGGCTCTTGGGCCATCTTTAAGAAACGCGTTGATAGCCATTGCCATCATCAACATTCCGAACTTCGGACGTCTGATTCGTTCGAGAGTATTGAGTGTTAAGCAGGAAGAGTATGTAATGGCGGCTAAAGCCATTGGCATGAAGGACAGCCGAATTCTATTCAGTCATGTCCTTCCTAATAGTATGGCACCTATCATCGTACAGGGTACACTAGCCATTGCAACAGCAATCATCGAGGCTGCAGCGTTGGGTTTCCTCGGGTTGGGTGCCCAGGCACCGACTCCTGAATGGGGGAAAATGCTTGCGGATGCACGTACGTTCATGCTGCAGGCACCATGGACGATGATTTTCCCTGGACTTGCCATCATGCTTACCGTACTCGGGTTCAACCTGATGGGTGACGGGCTGCGTGATGCGCTCGATCCGAAAATGAAAAACTAA
- the bcp gene encoding thioredoxin-dependent thiol peroxidase has product MTVETGQKAPEFELPASNGEKVKLSDYRGKHVVLYFYPKDMTPGCTTEACDFRDQHENFEKLDAVILGVSPDPVEKHEKFVDKHGLPFLLLVDEEHKIAEEYGVWKLKKNFGKEYMGIERSTFIIDKDGNLAKEWRKVRVKGHVEEALKYIGDNLS; this is encoded by the coding sequence ATGACGGTTGAAACAGGTCAAAAAGCACCGGAATTTGAATTGCCGGCTAGTAATGGAGAAAAGGTGAAGCTATCTGATTACAGAGGTAAACATGTGGTCCTTTATTTTTACCCGAAAGATATGACCCCTGGGTGCACAACTGAAGCATGTGATTTCCGGGATCAGCATGAGAACTTTGAAAAACTTGATGCTGTGATCCTGGGAGTGAGTCCGGATCCAGTGGAGAAACACGAAAAGTTCGTAGACAAGCACGGCCTGCCATTTCTATTACTTGTGGATGAAGAGCATAAAATAGCTGAAGAATATGGAGTTTGGAAGCTTAAGAAAAACTTCGGTAAAGAGTATATGGGAATTGAACGTTCCACTTTTATCATTGATAAGGATGGAAACCTGGCAAAAGAGTGGAGAAAGGTCAGGGTGAAGGGACATGTGGAGGAAGCTCTGAAGTATATTGGAGATAATCTATCGTAA
- a CDS encoding aromatic acid exporter family protein codes for MKLGARILKTGIAIVIALLVSQMLGIPSPVFAGIAAIFAVQPTIYRSYLSIIEQIQANLIGAGTAVLFVLLFGSNPLVVGLAAIVAIAIILKLKLEKTIGLALVTMIAIMEVTDQAFIQFALIRFSTIMIGVFSSFLVNLIFIPPKYETKLYHKISDSSEEILKWIRLSMRHATEFHLLKKDLERMKEKLIKVDQLYLLYKEERDYFKKNTISKSRKLVIYRQMISSANRSFDILKRINRYENEILQLPDELKNSIKGQLDCLLTYHEQLLLKFIGKMHPQTDSEAYQDVCLHRKELLKRMLAEIQNNSENDNVQNFHMLHIFSAIFLYDEHLEHLEKLITSFQSYHTDDNEVEIGEEEE; via the coding sequence ATGAAACTTGGTGCCCGCATCCTTAAAACGGGAATCGCGATTGTCATTGCATTACTTGTTTCACAGATGTTAGGTATTCCATCCCCTGTATTTGCAGGGATTGCAGCGATTTTTGCTGTACAGCCAACCATATACCGTTCTTATTTATCGATTATTGAACAAATCCAGGCAAACCTGATCGGGGCCGGGACAGCAGTTTTATTCGTCCTTTTATTTGGAAGTAACCCGCTCGTCGTTGGACTCGCAGCAATCGTTGCCATTGCAATCATACTTAAATTAAAACTGGAAAAAACGATCGGTCTTGCTTTAGTGACGATGATTGCGATTATGGAAGTCACTGATCAGGCATTTATCCAGTTTGCACTTATACGTTTTTCAACGATCATGATCGGGGTCTTCTCCTCATTCCTGGTGAACTTGATTTTTATCCCGCCAAAATACGAAACAAAGCTGTATCATAAAATCTCTGATTCCAGTGAAGAAATTTTAAAATGGATCAGATTGAGCATGAGGCATGCAACAGAATTCCATTTACTCAAGAAAGACCTTGAACGTATGAAAGAAAAATTAATCAAGGTCGACCAGCTTTACCTTCTGTATAAAGAAGAAAGGGATTATTTTAAAAAGAATACCATCTCAAAAAGCCGAAAGCTGGTCATCTACAGACAGATGATTTCCTCAGCAAACAGGAGCTTTGATATTCTCAAGCGGATAAACCGCTATGAAAATGAAATTCTTCAATTGCCGGATGAATTGAAGAACAGCATTAAAGGACAGCTTGACTGCCTACTGACTTATCATGAACAACTATTATTGAAGTTCATCGGTAAGATGCATCCTCAGACGGATTCAGAAGCATACCAGGATGTATGCCTTCACCGTAAAGAGCTGTTAAAAAGAATGCTAGCTGAAATTCAGAACAACAGTGAAAACGACAATGTCCAGAACTTCCATATGCTTCATATCTTTTCAGCCATCTTCCTTTATGATGAGCATCTTGAACATCTGGAGAAGCTGATTACGAGTTTTCAATCCTATCATACGGATGATAACGAAGTGGAGATCGGAGAGGAAGAAGAATAA
- a CDS encoding D-2-hydroxyacid dehydrogenase: MMKVVVTFQPNEEFVTDLQEHFPQVEFMCFKKIAEAEQALPLAEIIVTMGEDLTDTHIELSQRLKWIMVTSAGLEKMPFEAIKKKGILVTNARGIHKIPMAEFTLGLMLQHAKQLRSVLKQEEEGIWSRRLPTSELNGSSLLVIGAGAIGSEIARLGKAFNMNTAGVNSTGIKVEHFDQMFTLNNFVEFLPHTDYIVAVLPSTEKTKYILQTEHFDEMKNSAVFINIGRGDLVKESILLEAARTKRVGHIFLDVFEQEPLPADHAFWEEEGITVTPHLSSITKMYMPRAFDIFKKNLKAYSKKSEELINVIDSERGY; the protein is encoded by the coding sequence ATGATGAAGGTGGTTGTAACATTTCAGCCTAATGAAGAGTTTGTAACCGATTTACAGGAACACTTTCCCCAGGTTGAATTCATGTGTTTTAAAAAGATCGCTGAAGCTGAACAAGCATTGCCGCTAGCAGAGATTATCGTCACGATGGGAGAGGATTTGACCGACACGCATATAGAACTTTCACAGCGCCTGAAGTGGATCATGGTGACATCTGCCGGCCTGGAGAAAATGCCATTTGAAGCGATCAAAAAGAAAGGGATACTGGTCACCAATGCAAGGGGGATACATAAAATTCCGATGGCGGAATTCACTTTAGGATTGATGCTTCAGCATGCGAAACAGCTCAGGTCCGTTTTGAAGCAAGAGGAAGAAGGAATATGGAGCAGAAGACTTCCGACTTCCGAACTGAACGGTTCCTCTCTGCTTGTTATAGGGGCAGGCGCAATCGGGAGTGAAATCGCCCGGTTAGGAAAAGCTTTTAATATGAATACGGCAGGGGTGAATTCCACAGGTATAAAGGTGGAACACTTCGACCAGATGTTTACACTCAACAATTTCGTAGAGTTCCTGCCGCATACTGACTATATTGTTGCAGTTCTTCCGAGCACTGAAAAAACAAAATATATTCTTCAAACGGAGCACTTTGATGAGATGAAGAATTCAGCAGTATTCATTAACATCGGCCGGGGTGACCTTGTAAAAGAATCAATCCTTCTCGAGGCAGCACGAACAAAGAGGGTTGGTCATATTTTCCTTGACGTGTTCGAACAGGAACCTCTGCCTGCCGATCATGCATTTTGGGAGGAAGAGGGGATTACGGTAACCCCGCACTTATCCAGTATCACGAAAATGTATATGCCAAGAGCATTTGATATTTTTAAAAAGAATCTAAAAGCATATAGTAAAAAGAGTGAAGAATTAATAAATGTGATCGACTCAGAGAGGGGATATTAA